From Leptotrichia sp. oral taxon 215 str. W9775, a single genomic window includes:
- a CDS encoding TetR/AcrR family transcriptional regulator: MNKTYLKKNNVIHQSAKLFYYKGYKNTSVADILNECKIPKGSFYYYFKSKNDLLMTVIDHHTDNLIRFFNITVDDLSILKLKIFFKNFFNNIELNKFHGGSPLGNLAIELSDINDEARDKLLESYKKIEQRISFFLGALKHFNPEEYSEVEPELYARILVSLLEGTMLKIKTERNNSSINDFLNFFDKIFKLS; this comes from the coding sequence ATGAATAAAACATATCTAAAAAAGAACAATGTTATTCATCAAAGCGCAAAGCTTTTTTATTACAAAGGTTACAAAAATACTTCTGTAGCCGATATTCTAAATGAATGTAAAATCCCAAAAGGATCATTTTACTATTATTTTAAATCAAAAAACGATTTACTTATGACAGTAATCGATCATCATACAGACAATCTGATACGTTTTTTTAATATAACAGTTGATGATTTATCAATACTCAAATTAAAAATCTTTTTTAAAAATTTTTTTAATAATATTGAACTTAACAAATTTCATGGTGGAAGTCCTTTGGGAAACCTTGCCATTGAACTTTCAGATATTAATGATGAAGCAAGGGATAAACTGCTGGAATCCTATAAAAAAATCGAACAGAGAATCTCGTTTTTCCTTGGTGCATTAAAGCATTTTAACCCGGAAGAATATTCTGAAGTAGAGCCTGAACTGTATGCAAGAATTCTTGTTTCCCTTCTGGAAGGAACTATGCTTAAAATAAAAACTGAAAGAAACAACAGTTCCATAAACGACTTTCTTAATTTTTTCGATAAAATTTTTAAGCTGTCGTGA
- a CDS encoding bifunctional oligoribonuclease/PAP phosphatase NrnA, with product MTERVEKYRGNITPEEIVEKIVNSKSIILTVHTSPDGDALGSVLAFFLMIDEYNRKYIKNVSDFIKVKIVIDDKLPKYIGKFQENIFLETYERFSSDSEYDLFISLDCANEERYGRTVELKKISKTSINIDHHVSNTEHADYNYVEDVCSTAELIYKFLEIFKIELNKKIAEYIYLGIINDTGNFRHDNVTEKTFEICSKLIKAGVNNHKIANILFSMSKEKSDLFGDVYENKVIDDKYGFIYYYLSEEKIKKLNVTKDDTDGIAEFLLKIEGMELSLFLREEEGKRKGSLRCNDKYNVNEIASIFNGGGHIKAAGFKTELSVEEIISKIYKKL from the coding sequence ATGACTGAAAGAGTAGAGAAGTATAGAGGAAATATAACTCCTGAAGAAATAGTAGAAAAAATTGTAAATTCAAAAAGCATAATATTAACAGTGCATACTTCTCCTGATGGAGATGCACTTGGTTCAGTTTTAGCTTTTTTTCTGATGATTGATGAGTATAACAGAAAATATATAAAAAATGTCTCAGACTTTATTAAAGTTAAAATTGTAATAGATGACAAGCTTCCTAAGTATATTGGGAAATTTCAGGAAAATATTTTTCTTGAAACATATGAAAGATTTTCTTCCGATTCAGAGTATGACCTTTTCATAAGTCTGGATTGTGCAAATGAAGAAAGATATGGAAGAACGGTTGAACTTAAGAAAATATCCAAAACTTCAATAAATATAGATCATCATGTAAGTAATACAGAACATGCTGATTATAATTATGTGGAAGATGTATGCTCAACAGCAGAACTGATATATAAATTTTTAGAAATATTCAAAATAGAACTTAATAAGAAAATAGCTGAGTACATTTATTTGGGAATAATAAATGATACAGGAAATTTTAGACATGATAATGTAACTGAAAAAACATTCGAAATTTGCAGTAAATTAATAAAAGCAGGAGTAAATAACCATAAAATTGCAAATATTCTCTTTTCAATGAGTAAAGAGAAATCGGACTTGTTTGGAGATGTATACGAAAATAAAGTCATAGATGATAAATATGGATTTATTTATTATTACTTATCAGAAGAAAAAATAAAAAAATTGAATGTAACAAAAGATGATACAGATGGAATAGCGGAATTTCTATTAAAAATAGAAGGTATGGAGTTATCACTATTTTTAAGGGAAGAGGAAGGTAAAAGAAAAGGTAGCCTAAGATGTAACGATAAATATAATGTCAATGAAATAGCTTCTATTTTTAACGGCGGAGGACATATTAAGGCTGCAGGATTTAAAACAGAACTGTCTGTTGAGGAAATAATTAGTAAAATATACAAAAAACTTTAA